In the genome of Paenibacillus pabuli, one region contains:
- the spoVAD gene encoding stage V sporulation protein AD yields MKRLGQQTWQFENRPRIIGRSAVGGPDEGQGPLSKDFDYVYDNLEIGEKTWEKAERKLFEQASQMALINANITKEELQFFVGGDLMNQIISSSFSARKLGVPYLGVFGACSTSMETLALASLIVDSGAGDYVLAGTVSHNCTVEKQFRYPTEYGSQKPPYAQYTVTGSGCGVISRTGSGPVVTKATIGRIMDMGIKDPFNMGAAMAPAAADTIVSHFRDTGLEPGYYDLIVTGDLASVGLPIVKELLHKEGVPMEQTVFNDCGLMIYNLEKQPQVVAGGSGCGCSATVTYGHILNRMQKGELNKVLVVATGALLSPLSYQQGETIPCIAHAVAIEKEG; encoded by the coding sequence ATGAAACGCCTGGGCCAACAGACATGGCAATTTGAGAATCGTCCACGAATTATCGGCAGATCCGCAGTCGGAGGGCCGGATGAAGGACAAGGGCCTCTGTCAAAGGATTTCGATTATGTATATGACAATTTGGAGATTGGAGAGAAGACCTGGGAAAAAGCAGAGCGCAAGCTCTTTGAACAGGCGTCTCAAATGGCGTTGATTAATGCCAATATCACAAAGGAAGAGCTTCAGTTCTTTGTTGGCGGAGATCTGATGAACCAGATTATCAGCAGTTCTTTTTCGGCCCGCAAATTGGGTGTACCCTATCTTGGGGTATTTGGCGCCTGCTCAACTTCAATGGAGACGCTGGCTCTCGCCTCGCTCATAGTGGACTCGGGCGCAGGGGATTATGTGCTTGCGGGTACTGTGAGTCACAACTGTACGGTGGAAAAGCAATTTCGTTATCCAACAGAGTATGGTTCCCAGAAGCCCCCATACGCCCAGTATACTGTTACGGGTTCGGGATGTGGTGTTATATCCCGTACGGGTTCGGGTCCAGTAGTCACCAAAGCGACAATTGGCCGAATTATGGATATGGGTATCAAAGATCCGTTTAACATGGGGGCTGCAATGGCTCCTGCGGCAGCGGATACCATTGTTTCGCATTTCCGGGATACAGGTCTAGAACCCGGTTATTATGATTTGATCGTTACAGGTGATCTTGCTTCGGTTGGATTGCCTATCGTTAAGGAGCTATTGCATAAAGAGGGTGTTCCGATGGAACAGACTGTTTTCAATGATTGTGGCCTGATGATATATAACCTGGAAAAGCAGCCTCAGGTTGTGGCTGGGGGAAGCGGCTGCGGATGTTCAGCGACCGTGACCTACGGTCACATTTTGAACCGGATGCAAAAGGGTGAGCTCAATAAGGTTTTGGTGGTTGCTACCGGTGCATTATTGTCTCCACTTTCATACCAGCAGGGCGAGACCATTCCTTGTATCGCGCATGCCGTAGCCATTGAAAAGGAGGGATAA
- a CDS encoding DUF4129 domain-containing transglutaminase family protein, with protein sequence MSTIGRELISGRRSWYHAASLLWIFLIGMQWISFTQESWYTETTSLVLWTLAAVSILEVILPFKIWIRTIIKAVVLVYILHKTLIDYTVYIPYGTLMERTEQFILHLTPYIWFSLCAWVMLEAALRLVTTTRRILVFLGINIVSMGILDSFTQIPLWIEIAWVMFAGMGWLVCQHFRNFQLQYPQGWKRIIRYPYKILANIAIIFSLIIVASVNMPEVPPTLTDPYTAWRNYTGSSASQTGNGTLDIPTATESGYSREDNQLGGGFNFDYTPVMSVTTNERSYWRGETRAEYTGTGWDDRGRGATEDVEAGQALENDEPGNVNTKQVTQKVTMLNDNVYPILFGAYSISEVTSVNGEVNSDRMLWNPEQAELHVVTDRQQPQYPKTYTIVSEAPVIVEDELRTKSFDDLYTNNPTDDMYLQLPSRFPDRVTDLAAEITASANTPYEKVALLQNYLQQNFDYTNNPDLSRKVSSDFVEGFLFDIREGYCDYFSTALVMMARSEGIPARWVKGYAPGQLSLNSDMQAPRQPGAEIETTYTVTNADAHSWAEVYFGEYGWIPVEATPGFDMPLLTEQPDVQPVDEPEEQPEEEPVKEEEQAPAPEQASSSIPAFVIWAAGAIIVLWVAYMFWRNRLSLRFFVLRLRTGGPLTPEQKVVAETERWIRYAKRKGLTRSGDETLRESVTRWSQAKPAAAATLHELLAKFEQTRYSPASVTSDDWKAVYQTASKLRKELKAERA encoded by the coding sequence ATGAGCACTATAGGTAGAGAGCTGATCTCGGGGAGAAGATCCTGGTATCATGCAGCTTCATTGCTCTGGATTTTCCTGATAGGGATGCAGTGGATATCGTTTACACAGGAATCCTGGTATACCGAGACCACTTCATTGGTGCTGTGGACGCTCGCAGCGGTCAGTATTCTGGAGGTTATTCTGCCTTTCAAAATATGGATTAGGACCATAATCAAGGCGGTTGTTCTTGTATATATTTTGCATAAGACACTAATTGATTACACGGTTTATATTCCTTACGGCACGTTAATGGAGCGTACAGAACAGTTTATACTGCACTTGACGCCTTACATCTGGTTCTCCTTGTGTGCGTGGGTCATGCTTGAAGCAGCCCTTCGCCTGGTGACCACAACGCGGCGAATTCTCGTTTTTCTGGGCATCAACATTGTCTCGATGGGAATTCTTGATTCTTTCACCCAGATTCCACTCTGGATTGAAATCGCCTGGGTCATGTTTGCGGGAATGGGATGGCTGGTATGCCAGCACTTCCGTAATTTTCAACTGCAATATCCACAAGGTTGGAAGAGAATCATTCGGTATCCGTATAAAATTCTGGCCAACATTGCAATTATATTCTCTTTAATTATCGTAGCCAGCGTGAACATGCCAGAAGTTCCTCCTACCTTAACGGACCCTTATACCGCGTGGCGTAACTATACCGGAAGTTCGGCGAGTCAGACAGGCAACGGCACACTGGACATTCCCACAGCAACCGAGTCGGGATACAGCAGGGAAGACAACCAACTTGGCGGAGGATTCAACTTCGACTATACACCGGTCATGTCCGTCACCACCAATGAACGCAGTTATTGGCGAGGTGAGACACGCGCAGAGTATACGGGAACTGGCTGGGATGATCGCGGACGAGGTGCGACCGAGGATGTTGAGGCGGGACAGGCGCTGGAGAATGACGAACCCGGAAATGTGAACACTAAACAAGTCACTCAAAAAGTGACGATGTTGAACGATAACGTGTATCCAATTCTTTTTGGAGCCTATTCCATCTCGGAAGTTACATCAGTTAATGGTGAGGTGAATTCGGACCGGATGTTATGGAATCCGGAGCAGGCAGAACTGCATGTCGTAACAGACCGCCAGCAACCGCAATATCCGAAGACGTATACAATTGTATCCGAGGCTCCGGTCATCGTGGAAGATGAACTTCGCACCAAATCTTTTGATGATCTGTATACAAACAATCCGACAGACGACATGTACCTGCAGCTGCCATCCCGATTCCCGGATCGGGTAACGGATCTGGCTGCAGAAATTACAGCATCGGCAAATACGCCGTATGAAAAAGTGGCATTACTGCAAAACTATTTACAACAGAATTTTGATTACACAAACAATCCGGATTTATCCCGAAAAGTAAGCAGTGACTTTGTGGAAGGTTTTTTATTTGACATTCGTGAAGGGTATTGTGATTACTTCTCGACTGCGCTCGTTATGATGGCGCGCTCCGAAGGTATCCCCGCTCGTTGGGTGAAAGGGTATGCGCCCGGACAGCTGTCGCTGAATTCAGACATGCAGGCCCCGCGCCAACCTGGGGCTGAGATCGAGACGACATACACGGTAACGAATGCAGATGCGCATTCCTGGGCTGAAGTTTATTTTGGCGAGTATGGCTGGATTCCGGTTGAAGCGACGCCAGGGTTTGACATGCCTTTGCTCACGGAACAACCGGATGTACAACCGGTAGATGAGCCTGAAGAGCAGCCTGAAGAGGAACCTGTAAAAGAGGAAGAGCAGGCTCCTGCGCCTGAACAGGCTTCATCCAGCATCCCGGCTTTTGTAATCTGGGCTGCGGGAGCCATCATTGTATTGTGGGTGGCTTATATGTTCTGGCGAAATCGCCTCTCGCTTCGATTCTTCGTGCTTCGTCTGCGGACTGGTGGACCGCTAACGCCTGAACAAAAGGTAGTGGCAGAGACCGAACGCTGGATACGTTATGCCAAGCGTAAAGGCTTGACCCGGAGCGGGGACGAGACACTTCGTGAATCGGTAACCCGCTGGAGCCAGGCGAAACCAGCCGCAGCAGCGACATTGCATGAACTTCTGGCGAAGTTTGAACAGACTCGCTATAGTCCAGCGTCTGTAACCTCGGACGACTGGAAGGCCGTCTATCAGACCGCTTCGAAGCTGCGTAAGGAACTTAAAGCGGAACGGGCGTAA
- the spoVAC gene encoding stage V sporulation protein AC, with translation MPAQAKGSGKKSPSLSISEQEYKKVAKKHEPARPIWANCIKAFFVGGFICVIGQAIQEAFMAGFDMTSKEAASPTVAVMILISVILTCLGVYDKMAQWAGAGTAVPVTGFANSMCSAALEHRAEGLVLGVGANMFKLAGSVIVFGVVAAFIVGIVYAFLGFGGGHL, from the coding sequence TTGCCAGCTCAAGCTAAAGGTAGTGGAAAAAAATCACCATCCCTGTCCATCAGTGAACAGGAATATAAAAAAGTCGCCAAAAAACATGAGCCTGCCCGTCCAATCTGGGCGAACTGTATTAAGGCATTCTTCGTCGGCGGATTCATCTGTGTCATTGGACAGGCTATTCAGGAAGCATTTATGGCCGGCTTTGACATGACATCGAAGGAAGCTGCCAGTCCAACCGTTGCGGTCATGATCCTCATTTCAGTCATCCTGACTTGTCTCGGTGTCTACGATAAAATGGCGCAATGGGCTGGTGCAGGCACAGCTGTACCTGTCACCGGATTTGCCAACTCGATGTGCTCGGCAGCACTGGAGCACCGTGCTGAGGGACTCGTGCTTGGCGTTGGCGCGAACATGTTCAAACTGGCTGGCTCGGTCATCGTGTTTGGTGTCGTTGCTGCCTTCATCGTGGGAATCGTATACGCCTTTCTTGGTTTCGGAGGTGGACATCTATGA
- a CDS encoding AAA family ATPase, giving the protein MPVRKESIQIISAVRSNLESCIMGKSFEIQLLLTALLAGGHVLIEDVPGTGKTQLVKALSKSMRGEYRRIQCNPDILPSDITGVSVFHPRDERFYFRPGPVMTNILLADEINRATTKTQSALLEVMEERSVTVDGDTYDLPHPFMLCATQNPIDFEGTYTLPEAQLDRFMLKISLGYPDKDIEKTLLKQHQSGQPVDRLESVTHMDQISAIQQEIKEVFIGDPVMDYLLDVVRKTRSHPSVLLGASPRAAISFMMAVKAFAFLQERDYVLPDDVKTMAPYVISHRIVLRPESRLDSMSSEAVLNSVLQQVRVPVSMGQ; this is encoded by the coding sequence ATGCCTGTGCGCAAAGAGTCGATCCAAATCATTTCAGCAGTTCGTTCTAATCTGGAATCATGCATAATGGGGAAATCCTTTGAAATTCAACTTTTGCTCACAGCTTTGCTTGCAGGCGGACACGTACTGATTGAAGACGTACCGGGAACAGGCAAGACACAGTTGGTTAAAGCGTTATCGAAATCCATGCGCGGAGAGTACCGCCGCATTCAATGTAATCCTGATATTCTGCCAAGTGACATTACGGGGGTATCCGTTTTCCATCCGCGTGACGAACGCTTTTACTTCCGTCCGGGTCCAGTAATGACCAACATTCTGCTGGCAGATGAGATAAATCGGGCAACAACGAAAACACAGTCCGCTTTGCTGGAAGTCATGGAAGAGCGCAGTGTAACGGTAGATGGCGATACATACGATCTGCCTCATCCATTTATGCTCTGTGCAACCCAGAATCCCATCGATTTTGAAGGAACGTACACATTGCCGGAAGCTCAACTGGACCGGTTCATGTTGAAAATAAGTCTGGGTTATCCCGACAAGGATATCGAGAAAACGCTGCTGAAGCAGCATCAGTCGGGTCAGCCTGTTGATCGGCTTGAATCCGTAACCCATATGGATCAAATATCTGCCATTCAGCAGGAAATCAAGGAAGTATTCATCGGTGATCCAGTCATGGATTATCTGCTTGATGTAGTGCGCAAAACTCGCTCCCACCCATCCGTATTGCTGGGCGCCAGCCCGCGGGCAGCCATTTCATTTATGATGGCTGTGAAGGCTTTTGCCTTTTTGCAGGAACGTGACTACGTGCTTCCGGATGATGTAAAAACGATGGCGCCTTATGTCATTTCCCATCGGATTGTGCTTCGCCCTGAATCAAGACTGGACAGCATGAGCTCCGAAGCTGTATTAAATTCCGTACTTCAGCAGGTTCGAGTGCCCGTCTCCATGGGGCAATAA
- the spoVAE gene encoding stage V sporulation protein AE — MQFLWAFIVGGLICVVGQLLMDGVKLTPAHTMSTLVVAGAVADAFGLYDPLVKFAGAGASIPITSFGNSLVHGALTELEKEGWIGVITGIFDLTAAGISSAIIFSFLAALVVRPKG, encoded by the coding sequence ATGCAATTTTTATGGGCATTTATTGTTGGCGGGTTGATATGTGTTGTGGGACAGCTTCTAATGGATGGTGTCAAGCTGACTCCTGCACATACGATGAGTACACTTGTTGTAGCTGGTGCGGTTGCAGATGCGTTCGGGCTGTATGATCCACTCGTCAAATTTGCAGGAGCGGGAGCTTCCATCCCCATTACCAGTTTTGGTAACTCTCTCGTGCACGGGGCATTGACGGAATTGGAGAAAGAAGGTTGGATCGGTGTCATTACAGGGATATTCGACTTGACCGCGGCGGGCATTTCCTCAGCGATTATCTTTTCTTTTCTGGCAGCACTGGTTGTTCGGCCAAAAGGATAA
- a CDS encoding DUF58 domain-containing protein, whose protein sequence is MKPLLSTVRRGMRHPRVWSIAAVWMCCLAYVLFQGGKTSLMLLSMVTLLCIYLAISGFSGVRRTHGVRKLSSGQDHEELLHAGDQVQVKLSLNIPGFLPLPYVVIREMLHRHNGESWSFKESLIPSMRGYGELSFQTPPLERGKYVFSETECASEDIFGLIEHRGTFKAKGEFRVLPRTVFIPYWQLYDRKSRLSGPQTALTRSRRETTQINGVRDYVYGDRLSRIHWNATAKTGAWKSKEFEHESVPKTILVLDGLSGSYEHGEAFELAVSTAASLLEYGTRERMGMGLLTLSEKTSFFAPSESPLERQKMIHHLVDIQYNGQENRLMPGVEKMARQFPQGAYFVVISPQKDEKVLELLRWADTRGMTPCHILIEPSDSRLSSEWNTMLRGRGTKSFTVSHLQELPTVMGGGIV, encoded by the coding sequence ATGAAGCCGCTTTTGAGTACGGTCAGAAGGGGAATGCGCCACCCCCGCGTATGGAGCATCGCGGCGGTGTGGATGTGCTGTTTGGCTTATGTTTTGTTCCAGGGAGGGAAGACCTCCCTGATGCTGCTGTCGATGGTGACTTTGCTATGTATTTACCTTGCGATTTCTGGTTTTAGCGGTGTACGACGTACTCATGGCGTGCGTAAGCTCTCTTCCGGTCAGGATCATGAAGAGCTGCTGCATGCGGGTGATCAGGTACAGGTGAAGTTAAGTCTGAACATCCCGGGTTTTTTGCCACTTCCATATGTGGTTATACGTGAAATGCTGCATCGGCATAACGGCGAATCCTGGTCTTTCAAAGAAAGCCTCATTCCGAGCATGCGAGGATACGGTGAATTGTCATTTCAGACGCCTCCGCTCGAGCGGGGAAAGTATGTTTTTTCAGAAACGGAATGTGCCAGTGAGGACATCTTTGGGCTGATCGAGCATCGGGGAACGTTCAAAGCCAAAGGGGAATTCCGGGTGCTGCCGCGGACGGTATTTATTCCGTACTGGCAGCTGTATGATCGCAAATCACGGTTATCCGGTCCACAGACGGCTCTAACCCGCTCACGCAGAGAAACAACCCAGATCAATGGTGTGCGTGATTATGTGTACGGAGACCGCCTTTCCCGTATTCATTGGAATGCTACTGCGAAGACGGGTGCGTGGAAATCCAAGGAATTTGAACATGAGTCGGTGCCAAAAACGATTCTGGTGCTGGATGGACTGTCAGGCAGCTATGAACATGGGGAGGCCTTTGAACTGGCTGTGTCAACGGCTGCTTCCCTCCTGGAGTATGGCACAAGAGAACGAATGGGTATGGGACTGCTGACACTGTCGGAGAAGACGTCATTTTTTGCTCCCAGCGAAAGTCCGCTGGAACGGCAGAAGATGATTCATCACCTGGTGGATATCCAATATAACGGCCAGGAAAATCGGCTGATGCCTGGTGTAGAGAAGATGGCGCGTCAGTTTCCTCAAGGCGCTTATTTTGTAGTGATTTCTCCCCAGAAGGATGAAAAAGTTCTCGAACTGCTCCGATGGGCTGATACACGGGGCATGACTCCCTGCCACATTCTGATTGAACCCAGCGATTCCCGCCTAAGTTCCGAGTGGAATACAATGCTGCGCGGAAGAGGCACGAAATCCTTCACTGTTTCCCATCTGCAGGAGCTTCCAACGGTTATGGGGGGAGGTATTGTATGA